A genomic window from Vigna radiata var. radiata cultivar VC1973A chromosome 2, Vradiata_ver6, whole genome shotgun sequence includes:
- the LOC106755099 gene encoding bifunctional dihydrofolate reductase-thymidylate synthase, with protein MASDSFVISNGNGNGNESGNGNGKSEPLPQRTYQAVVIATRDMGISKDGKLPWTLPTDLKFFDEITTITSDPGKKNAVVMGRKTWESIPPEDRPLPGRLNVVLTRSGSFDIATAENVVICGSVSSAMELLAASPYCLSIEKVFLTGGGEIFREALNAPGCEAAHITEIEASIECDTFMPRVDTSLFQSWYSSFPLVEDNLRYSFNTYVRVRSSPAESLSQNADPVFDNGSDSLKFEVNEFSFLPKFIYERHEEFKYLSLVREIISEGTIKDDRTGTGTLSKFGCQMRFNLRRNFPLLTTKKVFWRGVVEELLWFISGSTSAKVLQEKGIHVWDDNASREYLDSIGLREREEGDLGPVYGFQWRHFGAKYTDMHADYSGQGFDQLLDVIDKIKHNPDDRRIILSAWNPSDLKLMALPPCHIFAQFYVANGELSCQMYQRSADMGLGVPFNIASYALLTCMIAHVCDLVPGDFSHVIGDAHVYRNHVRPLQEQLQNQPKPFPILKINPKKKDIDSFVAADFKLIGYDPHKKIEMKMAV; from the exons ATGGCAAGTGATTCTTTTGTGATTTCCAATGGCAATGGCAATGGCAATGAAAGTGGCAATGGCAATGGCAAGTCAGAGCCTCTTCCACAGAGGACTTACCAAGCAGTAGTGATTGCCACCAGAGACATGGGCATTTCTAAGGATGGAAAATTGCCCTGGACGTTACCCACTGATCTCAAATTTTTTGATGAGATCACTACTATAACGTCTGATCCGGGGAAGAAGAATGCTGTTGTGATGGGTAGAAAAACATGGGAGAGTATCCCTCCTGAGGATAGGCCTCTTCCTGGTCGCCTTAACGTTGTTCTGACTCGCTCGGGTAGCTTTGATATTGCAACTGCAGAGAATGTTGTAATATGTGGAAGTGTGTCTTCTGCTATGGAACTGTTGGCTGCTTCTCCGTACTGCCTGTCAATTGAGAAAGTATTTCTTACAGGAGGTGGTGAGATATTCAG AGAGGCTCTCAATGCACCTGGATGCGAAGCTGCTCATATTACAGAAATTGAGGCAAGCATTGAGTGTGATACTTTTATGCCTCGAGTTGATACCTCTCTATTTCAGTCATGGTATTCATCATTTCCTTTGGTGGAAGACAACCTCCGCTATTCTTTCAACACTTATGTGCGTGTAAGGAGTTCTCCGGCTGAGTCCCTAAGTCAGAATGCTGATCCAGTTTTTGATAATGGTTCAGACTCTTTAAAATTTGAGGTcaatgaattttcttttcttccgaAATTCATTTATGAGAGACATGAAGAATTTAAGTATCTAAGTTTGGTTCGAGAAATTATTTCTGAAGGCACAATTAAGGATGATAGGACAGGGACTGGTACCTTGTCGAAATTTGGCTGCCAG ATGAGGTTTAATCTGCGCAGAAACTTTCCGCTTCTAACAACCAAG AAAGTATTTTGGCGAGGGGTTGTTGAGGAGCTTCTTTGGTTCATCAGCGGCTCAACAAGTGCCAAG GTGCTGCAAGAAAAAGGCATTCATGTCTGGGATGACAATGCATCTAGAGAATACCTTGATAG CATTGGTTTGAGAGAAAGGGAGGAGGGTGACTTAGGACCTGTTTATGGGTTTCAGTGGAGGCACTTTGGAGCCAA GTATACTGACATGCATGCTGACTACTCTGGCCAAGGATTTGATCAGCTTCTGGATGTTATTGACAAGATAAAGCATAACCCTGATGATCGACGGATCATTCTTTCAGCTTGGAATCCATCTGATCTTAAATTGATGGCACTTCCCCCCTGCCACATTTTTGCGCAG TTTTACGTAGCAAATGGGGAATTATCGTGTCAAATGTATCAGCGATCTGCGGACATGGGCCTGGGGGTGCCATTTAATATTGCATCTTATGCTCTCCTGACATGCATGATTGCTCATGTTTGTG ACCTTGTTCCGGGTGATTTTAGTCATGTTATCGGGGATGCACATGTTTACCGCAATCATGTGAGACCTCTTCAGGAACAGCTTCAGAATCAACCAAAACCTTTTCCG ATTTTGAAGATAAACCCAAAGAAGAAAGATATAGATTCCTTTGTTGCTGCCGATTTCAAGCTCATAGGATATGACCCTCACAAGAAGATAGAAATGAAGATGGCTGTTTAG
- the LOC106756553 gene encoding protein HYPER-SENSITIVITY-RELATED 4-like, producing the protein MTPKFQKVVSTAASVAATVMLLRSFTRNYIPPEFQNYLHSKLSKLLSSFSTELTLVIDEFNGLTPNPLFAAAQLYLKPQEAPNTKRFRATMSSRSRHVSLLMDGNDEITDSFNGVPFRWRLVSRRGKSNSAVHVFEVRFHKKHREMVLSEYFPRVMKEAEAVHERRKTLRLFTVKDTRFRRGGRGKLWQGVNLEHPATFATVAMDWELKEMIIRDLDRFVERKGLYKSVGKAWKRGYLLSGPPGTGKSSLIAAMANYLNFDVYDLELTAVNGNSDLRRLLIATRNRSILVVEDIDCSLHLQDRLAKPKSSQPHRFIPRHFHSFPAPQVTLSGFLNFIDGLWSSCGNERIVVFTTNHKKKLDPALLRPGRMDVHIDMTYCTPGGFKMLASNYLGITEHPLFVQIENLLGMIDVTPAEVGEQFLLDEDPDIALNSLMDLLLEKKRNHELQIKVPLTVE; encoded by the exons ATGACTCCCAAATTTCAAAAGGTAGTCTCCACGGCGGCGTCCGTGGCGGCCACCGTGATGCTCCTGCGCTCGTTCACCCGCAACTACATTCCCCCGGAGTTCCAAAACTACCTCCACTCAAAACTATCGAAACTCCTCTCCTCCTTCTCCACGGAACTCACCCTCGTTATCGACGAATTCAACGGGCTCACTCCGAACCCGCTCTTCGCCGCGGCGCAGCTCTACCTCAAGCCGCAGGAGGCGCCGAACACGAAGCGCTTCCGCGCCACGATGTCTTCGAGATCGCGCCACGTGTCCCTCCTCATGGACGGCAACGACGAGATCACGGACTCCTTCAACGGCGTGCCGTTCCGGTGGAGGCTCGTGTCCCGACGCGGCAAATCGAATTCCGCGGTGCACGTCTTCGAGGTGCGGTTCCACAAGAAGCACCGGGAGATGGTTCTGTCGGAGTATTTTCCGCGCGTGATGAAGGAGGCGGAGGCGGTGCATGAGCGGAGGAAGACGCTGAGGCTCTTCACGGTGAAGGACACGCGGTTTCGGAGGGGAGGGAGGGGGAAGTTGTGGCAGGGCGTGAATCTTGAGCACCCTGCGACGTTTGCGACTGTGGCGATGGATTGGGAATTGAAGGAGATGATAATTAGGGATTTAGATAGGTTTGTGGAGAGGAAGGGTTTATATAAGAGTGTTGGAAAGGCGTGGAAGAGAGGGTACTTGCTTTCGGGTCCCCCCGGAACTGGGAAATCGAGTTTGATTGCTGCTATGGCTAATTATCTGAATTTCGATGTCTATGACTTAGAACTCACTGCTGTTAATGGAAATTCTGACCTTAGGAGGTTGTTGATTGCCACCAGGAACCGTTCCATTCTTGTCGTGGAGGACATTGATTGCTCCCTTCATTTGCAGGATAGGCTTGCAAAACCTAAATCATCACAACCCCACCGCTTCATCCCACGCCATTTTCACTCATTTCCAGCACCCCAG GTGACATTATCGGGGTTCCTGAATTTCATAGATGGGTTGTGGTCGAGTTGTGGGAATGAGAGAATCGTAGTGTTCACCACGAATCATAAGAAGAAATTGGATCCTGCTCTCTTGCGCCCTGGGCGTATGGATGTGCACATTGACATGACTTACTGTACCCCTGGTGGGTTCAAAATGCTGGCTTCCAATTACCTTGGGATCACGGAGCACCCTCTTTTTGTTCAAATTGAGAACTTGCTTGGGATGATCGATGTCACTCCTGCAGAGGTAGGGGAGCAGTTTTTGCTGGACGAAGACCCAGATATTGCACTCAACAGCCTGATGGACCTCCTTCTTGAGAAGAAACGAAATCACGAATTGCAGATAAAAGTACCTCTCACCGTTGAATGA
- the LOC106756554 gene encoding uncharacterized protein LOC106756554, producing MDSFSFNNLQTEKANAILKHRKLRRVASLFRIIEVCAVLVLVSRFSMQLPVAVRNSGEYFRDLSLFMNSPRFVFLVGNIIIIALFAQFSAQGNNVVPEPNLYQEFIQNTTKNQEAVAEYSRKKQRMKTGEKNISLEKGYRRCETEILRQKRRRVLRRCETEKERKKIEGVPVEEVARISCPEDGMTNEEFRRTVEAFIAREQRIRREEDHYLM from the coding sequence ATGGACTCCTTCAGTTTCAATAACCTTCAAACAGAGAAAGCCAACGCCATCCTCAAACACCGCAAGCTTCGAAGGGTCGCAAGCTTGTTCCGAATCATCGAAGTGTGTGCGGTTTTGGTCTTGGTTTCAAGGTTCTCCATGCAGCTTCCGGTTGCAGTGAGAAACTCCGGCGAGTATTTCAGAGACTTGTCACTCTTCATGAACAGTCCTCGCTTTGTCTTCCTCGTCggaaacatcataatcatcgcACTCTTCGCGCAGTTCTCCGCTCAGGGTAACAACGTTGTTCCGGAGCCCAATCTGTACCAAGAGTTTattcaaaacacaacaaaaaaccaAGAAGCTGTGGCAGAGTATAGCAGAAAGAAACAGAGGATGAAAACAGGGGAAAAAAATATCAGTTTGGAAAAAGGTTATAGAAGGTGCGAGACAGAGATTTTGAGGCAGAAACGACGCCGTGTGTTGCGTAGATGTGAGACTGAGAAGGAAAGGAAGAAGATTGAAGGTGTTCCTGTTGAAGAAGTGGCGCGAATTTCTTGCCCTGAAGATGGAATGACCAACGAGGAATTTCGTCGCACTGTGGAGGCTTTCATTGCCAGGGAACAGAGGATTCGAAGAGAAGAAGATCATtacttaatgtaa